From Nitrospirae bacterium YQR-1, a single genomic window includes:
- the cas4 gene encoding CRISPR-associated protein Cas4 has translation MFTEDELIQLSALQHLVFCERQCALIHIEQVWDENLYTAEGRIMHEHVDSGKSENRGDIKIATGVPLRSLILGLSGKADVVEFHKIRGDSAKKKVTWQPFPVEYKRGSPKRDNCDKVQLCAQAICLEEMLGTEIKHGALFYGKTRRRFDVTFDAGLRHETEQAAMRLHELVESGKTPPPLYGAKCKNCSLSDICLPEKITKGNLSVETYIKKCLSQDAE, from the coding sequence ATGTTTACTGAGGATGAGCTGATACAGCTTTCGGCGTTGCAGCATCTGGTTTTTTGTGAGAGGCAGTGTGCGCTCATACACATAGAGCAGGTATGGGATGAGAACCTCTACACTGCGGAGGGCCGTATTATGCACGAGCATGTTGACTCAGGTAAAAGCGAAAACAGGGGCGATATTAAAATTGCTACAGGCGTGCCGCTTAGGTCGTTAATATTGGGGCTCTCCGGTAAGGCCGATGTTGTGGAATTCCATAAAATCCGGGGCGATTCAGCTAAAAAGAAGGTTACGTGGCAGCCTTTTCCGGTAGAGTATAAGCGCGGCAGCCCCAAACGTGACAACTGCGATAAAGTGCAGTTGTGCGCTCAGGCTATTTGTCTTGAGGAAATGCTCGGCACTGAAATAAAACACGGAGCGCTGTTTTATGGCAAAACCAGAAGACGATTTGATGTGACATTTGATGCCGGACTGAGACACGAAACCGAACAGGCCGCTATGCGGCTTCACGAACTGGTAGAGTCCGGGAAGACGCCTCCGCCGCTCTATGGTGCTAAATGCAAAAACTGTTCGCTTTCAGATATTTGCCTGCCGGAGAAAATAACAAAAGGGAATTTATCGGTGGAAACCTATATTAAAAAATGCCTGAGTCAGGATGCGGAATAA
- the cas1c gene encoding type I-C CRISPR-associated endonuclease Cas1c gives MKRLLNTLYVTTQGAYLTKEGETVVVKVGDDTLGKVPVHTLCSIVCFGQVMVSPPLMGFCAQRNVSMSFLTEYGRFLAKVQGPVSGNVLLRRQQYRLADSADESAKVARSVLIGKISNSRTVLRRMLRDHAERLDNDDMLKAAERLGISLRKVQSAASLEQLRGIEGDAAHHYFSVFDNLIISQREEFFFKVRSRRPPMDRVNCLLSFLYTLVLHDIRGACETVGLDPAVGYLHRDRPERAGLALDMLEEFRPYLADRLVLSLINLNQVKPSGFKKLETGAVTMDDETRKVVLVAYQKRKQDEITHPFLNEKVSVGILFHIQAMLFARFTRNDLEGYPPFIWQ, from the coding sequence ATGAAAAGGCTGCTAAACACACTATACGTAACAACACAGGGAGCGTATCTAACAAAAGAGGGCGAGACCGTGGTGGTGAAAGTCGGGGATGATACGCTTGGGAAGGTGCCTGTGCATACGCTCTGCAGCATTGTTTGTTTTGGGCAAGTGATGGTAAGTCCGCCACTTATGGGTTTTTGTGCACAACGAAATGTTTCGATGAGTTTTCTGACGGAGTACGGACGTTTTTTAGCAAAAGTGCAGGGACCGGTCTCAGGCAATGTGTTATTGCGCCGGCAGCAGTACCGGCTTGCGGACAGTGCGGATGAATCGGCAAAAGTAGCAAGGTCTGTATTAATAGGAAAAATTTCCAATAGCCGCACTGTGTTAAGGCGCATGTTGAGGGACCATGCTGAACGCCTTGATAATGATGATATGTTAAAAGCTGCGGAACGTCTGGGTATATCGCTTAGAAAGGTTCAGAGTGCCGCTTCACTTGAGCAGTTAAGGGGAATAGAGGGAGATGCGGCACATCATTATTTTAGTGTTTTTGACAATCTGATAATAAGCCAAAGGGAAGAATTCTTTTTTAAGGTAAGAAGCAGGCGTCCACCGATGGACAGGGTCAACTGCCTGCTGTCGTTTTTATATACATTGGTGCTTCATGACATACGAGGTGCGTGTGAGACGGTTGGGCTTGATCCTGCAGTGGGGTATCTACACAGGGATCGCCCGGAGCGAGCGGGGCTTGCGCTTGATATGTTAGAAGAGTTTCGGCCATATCTTGCAGACAGGCTGGTGCTTAGTCTAATAAACTTAAATCAGGTCAAGCCCTCAGGGTTTAAAAAACTTGAAACTGGGGCTGTCACAATGGATGATGAAACACGCAAGGTAGTTTTAGTGGCATATCAAAAGAGAAAACAGGATGAGATAACGCATCCGTTTCTTAATGAGAAGGTATCGGTTGGGATATTATTTCACATTCAGGCGATGTTGTTTGCGCGGTTTACACGTAATGATCTGGAAGGTTATCCACCGTTTATATGGCAGTGA
- the cas2 gene encoding CRISPR-associated endonuclease Cas2, translated as MLVLISYDVAIDGNGKQRLRRVARACQDYGQRVQYSVFECLLDPAQWAVLRQRLIEEIDKEHDSLRFYFLGSNWKHRVEHIGAKGGLDQDGPLVF; from the coding sequence TTGTTGGTACTGATAAGTTATGATGTGGCGATAGACGGCAACGGTAAGCAGAGATTAAGGCGTGTGGCGAGAGCTTGTCAGGACTATGGCCAGAGAGTGCAGTATTCAGTATTTGAGTGTTTGCTGGATCCTGCGCAGTGGGCGGTATTGCGACAGCGATTGATAGAGGAGATAGATAAAGAGCATGACAGTCTTCGATTCTATTTTCTTGGTTCAAACTGGAAGCACCGCGTGGAGCATATAGGAGCAAAAGGTGGACTGGATCAGGATGGTCCGTTGGTATTTTAG